The genomic DNA GCGATTATTTTGCCTTGAACAACAGCACCGCCGGCATTTTTCGCATCGTTTGCAAACTCTGCTTGCCAACGGCTTTGGGAAAATGGATTTTCGATTTGAAATATGTCATGCAGTTCCCTTGGAAATATCATCGCCAGAAAAGCGGGTTTTGCATGTCGCGATCTGAAGCCATGGTCGCCGGGCGCTATGTTCCGGGCTGGTCTGCATTAATCACTGTTCAGGCCGCCTTGTTTGCCGCGGCTCTATGGCTGCTGGCACCGGCAGCAGGCCTGGCCCAGGATGGCGAAAAAACTGCTACAGAGGAAGCGTCCCAGGCCGCCACGCTCGGACCTGTGCCCAATTATTGGGACTTCAAGACGGTTGGCGACAGACCCTCCGCGGAAGATATCGGCTCGGTGCGCTTTCTGATGACCGACGACTTTCCGCCTTTCAGCTATCGTGCAAGGGACGGACAGCTGGCAGGGTTCCATGTCGATTTTGCCCGTGTGCTGTGTGAAGAGTTGAAGATTTCCTGCCAGATACTCGTGCGTCCCTATGCGGATCTGGTCGCCACACTGAGCGATGGCAAGGGCGATGCCATTGTCTCGGGCCTCTCAATTCCTGCAGCCTTGGGGGAGGGGCTGCTGCTGTCGGAGACCTATCTCACGACGCCGGGGCGATTTGCTGCGCAACAGGGCAATGAA from Pararhizobium sp. IMCC3301 includes the following:
- a CDS encoding transporter substrate-binding domain-containing protein, which encodes MSRSEAMVAGRYVPGWSALITVQAALFAAALWLLAPAAGLAQDGEKTATEEASQAATLGPVPNYWDFKTVGDRPSAEDIGSVRFLMTDDFPPFSYRARDGQLAGFHVDFARVLCEELKISCQILVRPYADLVATLSDGKGDAIVSGLSIPAALGEGLLLSETYLTTPGRFAAQQGNETSPAVNEMAGRSISYVTGTAHEAFLNGFFSNADLRPYDTLFAARRALRDGEVDFTFGDGLSLSLWLNGEQSKDCCHFVGGPYLEPRFFGAGFAMAFLPARPELKQGFDYAIRESFKTGKFAELYLRYFPVSFF